Within the Ochrobactrum sp. Marseille-Q0166 genome, the region CGGTCATGAAAGCCTGTCCACCGAGATCATCGAGAATACCGAATAAAGCCGCACGACGTCCGGTATCGAGATGGGCGGCGATTTCATCAAGCAACAGAATCGGCGCCATGCCCGAGAGCTCACCCGTCAGCCTTGCATGAGCCAGAATAAGCCCGATCAGCAGCGCTTTCTGCTCGCCGGTAGAACAGAGCGCAGCCGGCATGGATTTTGGCCGGTGCTGCACAATCAGATCCGTGCGATGTGGACCTTCAAGCGTGCGGCCTGCAGCGCGATCCCGAGCACGACCGTCCCGCATTATACGACGAAAATCTTCTTCAAGATCAAGCGCTGCTTCAAGACCAATCCGCTGCTCAAGCGCCCCTTCAAGAAAGCAGTCTGCTTTTGGGAATGGACCTTCGGCGGGCAAACGTTCAATCATCGCAGCGATCAGCCGCATTGCCTCCGAGCGGGCTGCAGCAATCGCAATGCCAAGCTCGGCCATCTGGCTTTCAATCGCATCGAGCCACTGATTGTCGCTGTTGCCGTCACTCAGCAGACGATTGCGCGAACGCATGGCCTTTTCATAATCCAGTACGCGCTTGCCGTGGCCGGTATCAATTGCCAGTACCATGCGGTCAAGAAAGCGCCGCCTGTCCGATGCGCCGCCGGTAAATAGACCGTCCATTGACGGCACAACCCAGAGAATGCGCACATAATCGAGAAGTTCGTCACCGGATGCGGCTATGCCATTGATGCGGACTTTTCGGCCACCTTCGCCGCCACCTGCCGTACCCGTGCCAATTTCAATATCGCCATAGATCATGCAATCCAGTGCTGCATGAATAGCAAAACCATCATTCCCATTGGTGCGGGCCACATCATCATAAGAAGCACGACGAAGTCCTCTACCGGGCGACAGAAATGATAAAGCTTCAATGAGATTGGTTTTGCCTGACCCGTTTTCACCCGTCAGGACCACATGGCCGGGACCAAGCGGGAGCGTGAGTTCCGAATAGTTGCGGAAATCAGAAAGTTTAAGCCGCCGGACCGAGACACGATCCGGACGGCTTATATTGGGTTCAGAAATGCTCACGGTCGATTTTCAAGTCCTAGACGCGCATCGGCATCAGAACATAAAGCACATCTTCATCGCCCGTATCACGCACCAGCGTAGGAGAACCGGCGTCAGCCAGCATAAAGACTGCATCGGAACCGGAAAGCTGGCTTGTGATGTCGAGCAGATATTTCGAGTTGAAACCGATATCGATCGGATCAGCATCGTAATCGGCTGCCAATTCGTCGGTAGCGCTTCCCGAATCGGGATTATTAACCGTCAACGTCAACTGACCATCCGCAATCGAAAGCTTGACCGCGCGGCCGCGCTCGCTGGAAATCGTGGAAACACGATCAACGGAAGCCGCGAATTCCTGGCGACCAATGGTGAGCTTCTTATCGTTCCCCGAAGGAATCACGCGTTGATAATCCGGGAATGTGCCATCGATCAGTTTGGATGTCAGAACGACAGAACCAACCGTAAAGCGAATCTTCGCATCAGAGAGTTCAACCACAACGACCATATCGGGTACATCAACGAGCTTTTGCAATTCTGCAACAGTCTTGCGCGGGATAATGATGCCGGGCATGCCTTCGGTACCCGATGGCGCTTCAAGTTCAGCGCGCGCCAAACGGTGACCGTCCGTTGCAACGGCACGCAGCTTAAGTGCGCCGTCGCTTTCGATAGCGTGAACATAGATACCGTTGAGATAATAACGGGTTTCTTCCGTCGAAATCGCAAACTGCGTACGATCAATCATCCGCTTCAAAGCCTGTGCATCAATGCGGAAAGTATGTGTGAAAGAGCCGGAAGTCAGTTCGGGGAAATCGGACTGTGGCAGACACTGCAGACGGAATGACGACTTTCCCGAGACGACTGACATCGAGCCGCCATCCGGATTGGTCGACAGCATAACTTCTGCACCATCAGGAAGCTTGCGGACGATATCATATAGAAGATGCGCTGGAACTGTGGTGGCACCTGCCTGTTCAACCATGGCTGCAGTTGCTTCATTGACCTCAAGATCAAGGTCGGTGGCCTTCAGCGCAAGGCTTGCGCCCTCTGCCTGCAAAAGCACGTTCGACAGGATAGGAATCGTGTTGCGGCGTTCGACAACGCGATGGACGTGATTGAGGGATTTAAGAAGGTTCGATCGTTCCAGGGTTACACGCATATTGAAACGCACTCGCTCTCTAGGACTGGGCAACCGCGCAACGGGCAGACGCCCCTATCAATAAGGCGCCAGCAGCGCCCGAAGGTTTTCTAAAGTGGCAGGTTTTTGAGACCAAAAGCAAGCCCGTGCCACATCTCAAATCGACACGGCACAGGCTTTTTAACTCATTTTTCTCAATTAAGTGGCCTGATCGTTGATCAAACGCTTGAGGAGTTCCAGTTCCTGGGCGAGCTTGGCGTCGGCACCGACAAGATCTTCAATCTTGCGAACAGCGTGAAGAACCGTTGTGTGATCACGACCACCAAATCGACGGCCAATTTCGGGAAGAGAGCGCGGTGTCAGCATTTTAGCGAGGTACATCGCGACCTGACGTGGCTTAACGATGGTGCGCGTGCGACGGCTCGACAGCAAATCCTGCTTCGACACATTGTAATGACGAGCGACGATGCGCTGGATTTCCTCGATACGGATGCGCTTTGGCTCACCAACACGGGTCAAATGACCAAGCAGTTCGTCAACACGATCAATAGAAAGATTAGGCTCGAACGACTGACGGAAGAGAAGCTGGTTGAAAGCACCTTCCAGCTCGCGGCCGGATCCCGTTACTGTTCGTGCAACATGAGAAAGGATTTCCTCACTGATATTGAGGCTTGGATCTTCAACTTGTGCAGCAGTCAGACGACGACGCATCATCTCCACGCGCATTTCGTAATCAGGTGCTGCAACTTCCAGAGCAACACCACCCTGAAGGCGGGAACGCACACGAACATCCAGTGATTCGAGTTCTGATGGTGCACGATCAGCTGCGACAACGACTTGCTTGGCACTGTCGAGCAATGTGTTGAGCAAATGGCAGAACTCGTGTTGGATGGATTTGCCCTGTAAGAACTGCATGTCATCAATCACGAGAAGGTCGATATCGCGCAGCTGTTCCTTGAACGACAGAGCATTGTTGTCACGAATTGCGGTCGCAAAGCGCCACATGAAATATTCGGCAGTCAGATAAACGACACGCGCTTTTTCCTGCCGCTGCAATGCTGCTGCTGCAATTGCCTGAAGAAGGTGAGTCTTTCCAAGACCAACGGACGCGTGAATGAACAGCGGGTTGAAGCGAACCGCGCTGGTGCCGGCTTCTGCAATGGTACGGGCAGCAGCAAGCGCAACACGATTAGACGCACCATCAATGAAAGAATCAAAGGTATAACGCGGATCAAGAGGCGATCCCAATACTGAACCGGAAGCTGCAACAGATTCTGCAACAACTGCAGAACCTCGTTTTTCAACGCTTGGCTGACCAACCGGGAATGCCATTTTTTCACGTAATGTGAGGGCTGGCGACTTTGATTCAGTGACTTCGGCTACGTCAGCAGGCGTTGCCGTACGAACCACGCGGCTCATTCCGCGCACGACCACTTCAACTTTGAGAATCTGCGGATTCTCTTCCTGCCAAAGCTCGGTCAACAGGTCTGAGTAATGGTTGTTGATCCAAGACCGCAAGAACGCTGTTGGAACGGAAAGACGCACAACGCTCTTCGACAAATCGTCAAGCTTGAGACGACCAAACCAACTCGAATAGATCTCACTGCCTACACGAGCCTTGAGCTTTGCTGTCAGGCGTTCGAAAACGTCATCACCCGCCGTATTTTCAGCGTTAACCACCAAGCTGTTTTCTTTTCCAGTTGCAGAAGATCCATGGATACGGTTCGCATGCGCATCATCACCCATCGTTGCCGTCGACTTACCAGTCATCATTGCCATCGTCTCGCCTGCCTTCACATTCTTACGCGCCATTTTTGCAGCGCTTATCGTTTTTTCCTGCTTAAGATCGCCCGATCTCATGACCCGGTCGTCTCGCTGGTACTCACATTCCAAATTGACGCCTCAACAATGAGGGCCAAACACAAACTCAAAACACTCAGAGCTCCACAGTTAGTCCCGGACTGGCGCCTAGAAATTTACTAGAGCTACCTGTTACGACTCGCTCAATTCTTACTCCTAGCTGATTGCCCGGATCGGTTCTTGCGGCAACCATTCAATTGACGAGGATGTGCCTAAAACAGCATTCCAGTTAATGAATGGTAAGCAATGATCGAAAGAAGCAAACTTAATAGGAACAGGAACTTACACCCAGAATTTAGCAAGCGCGGACAAGTCTGCCCACGACCAAAACTATTTAATTTAACGCTAACTCCGGGATAAGTCCCACCCCTCTAGAGCCCTGACTTTAGCGAAGCCTTGCGGCAAAGGGCAAGCCTAGAATCTTTAGTTTTTTCTTCAATTAAGACTTGCAAGGCTAATGAGTGGGGGCAGGGAATCGGATGCTAAAGAAATAACACCTTTGGATTCAATGCGTTTCGATTGACGATTTTTTAGGTGGGCACGATATGTTCTCCGAGAAAATAATTTTTTAAAATTTGCTTGACTCAAAGACCCTTCCGAGTCCTTCCGGAAGGCTGTGGATAACTGTGGAAAATATTATGCAAGCTTTTGAAAAAAATAAGAAAAACTCGATCATCTGTTTGGAAAAAAGCAGATAATTTCACAATCACATGCAAAATTACTAAAAAATAATATGACTACAATAATGAGCAGCTTTCCTTAGAAAAAAAACCAAAAAGAAAACCCGGCTAACAATAAGCCGGGTCTTAAAAAATAAGTTTAACTTTAAACTATATTAGGCGTTCAAAGCCTTAACGCGTGCAGCAAGGCGCGAAACCTTGCGAGCAGCAGTATTCTTATGAACAACGCCCTTTGAAGCAGCGCGCATCAGTTCAGGCTCAGCAGCCTTGAAAGCAACCGTTGCTGCTTCCTTGTTCCCGCTCAGGAGCGCATCTTCAACTTTGCGGAGGAAGGTGCGAACGCGCGAACGACGCGACTTGTTGATTTCGGTGCGGGCAGCGATCTTGCGCACTGCCTTCTTGGCCGAAGGAGTATTGGCCATAAATGCCTCTCTTTTTCTGTCAGCAGCCCATTGGATTTAACCGTCGGGCACAAAACCTCTAGGGCAGCCATAATGCCTAGGGCCGCCGATCCGTGGCGGGCTTATAGATCAGCTTTGGCTTCGCGTCAACGAGGATTCTAACTTCTAAACCTGCCAAAAAGCCCAATATGCGGCCTTCCGGCTGATTTTTGAGCAGTTGAGACAGCTTGAGCGCCTGAATTGATCTCGCGTTCCTGCCTCCATCAGCGATTCTTGAAAGAAGGCGTACGCTTGTCGATAAATGCAGACATGCCTTCTTTCTGGTCTTCCGTTGCAAACAGCGAATGAAATAGGCGTCGCTCGAAACGCAGACCTTCATCCAGCGTCGTCTCGTAAGAGCGGTTAATCGATTCCTTGACCATCTGAACCGATGGCTGGGAAAAAGAAGCAATGCGCTCAGCAGCTTTCAAAGCTTCTTCAATCAATTCTTCCGGTGCAACGAGCCTTGAGACGAGGCCACAGCGTTCGGCCTCCTGCGCATCCATCATGCGGCCTGTCAGGCACATGTCCATAGCCTTCGACTTGCCAACAAAACGTGTGAGGCGCTGTGATCCGCCCATGCCAGGCATTACGCCGAGTGTGATTTCCGGCTGGCCGAATTTGGCATTGGTGGCTGCAATGATGAAATCGCACATCATGGCAAGTTCACAGCCACCACCCAGCGCATAGCCAGAAACGGCTGCGATAATCGGCTTACGCGTGCGATCCACTTTGCGCCAGTCTGCAAACATGTCCTGCAAATAGGCATCGACGAAATTGATCGGCTGCATTTCCTTAATGTCGGCACCAGCCGCAAAGGCTTTTTCCGAGCCCGTCAGAACGATCGCACCGATTCTGGCATCCGTATCAAAAGTGGCTAGAGCTTCAGTCAGTTCTTTCAGCACAGTGCTGTTTAATGCATTGAGCGCCTGCGGTCTGTTGAGACGAATGAGACCCACACCACCGCGCGTCTCCACAACGATCGTTTCATAAGCCATGATAAAGCCTCTCCTCCTTGATCGGTTCATATTGGCGGCCAAGTTGAACCGCCCGATTCACTTTGGCAAGGCCAACTCAGAGTCAACCTTGGCAAGCAGCGCAGAAAAAGGTCGACCGACCTGCCTGAACGGCGCGTTCCACAACACCGGTACAGCCCGGCGTACGGCAAGGCTGTGCTTCTCGACCATAGACGGAGAATGAATGCTGGAAGTAGCCCAGTGCGCCATCAGCCTGAATGTAATCCTTAAGACTGGAGCCGCCAGCTGCAATCGCCTCGGCAATCACTGTGCGAATATCCTCAGCCAGCCGATCAAGGAGTTTCCCATCCTGAGCAATTGAACCTGCGGCACGCATTGGCGAGAGACGTGAGCGCCATAGAGCCTCACAGACATATATATTGCCAAGCCCCGCGATCAGGCGTTGATCAAGAAGAGCTGCTTTCAACGGCGTCTTGCGACCTTCGAAGAGTGTGCCCAGCAATTCACCTGAAAGGCGATTGCCTGTGGGTTCGACACCCAGACCTTTCAGAAAGGGGTGTTCATCCAAAGTACCTTTCTCCGCAAAGAGCATGAACCCAAACCGCCGTGGGTCATTATAAATGACGCGTGCAGTTGATCCATTGCCCCTTAAGAGATGGAAAACAACATGGTCATGTTTGCTGATTTTGGATCGCTCGTGATGAAAGCCGCCCGGCATTCCTTCCGCATCGTCCGCTTCAATCCGAAATGAACCGGACATGCCAAGATGGCTGATGATCGACAACCCATCATCGAGATGCATCGTGAGATATTTTGCGCGCCGTCCGAGAGCGTCTATGTTTCGCCCGGACAATCGCTCGACAAATTGATCAGGAAAAGGGAAACGGAGGTCGGGCCTGTTCTGCTCAATCTTCTCGATTTTCGAGCCTTCCATGAAAGGTTGCAAACCACGGCGAACCGTTTCGACCTCAGGCAATTCTGGCATTTTTCATCTTTCGAGCGGGAAAAAGAACGGGCTGTTAAAGACCATATAATGCTGCTCGGCTGCATTTGCCATCCGTTAACCCAAACCACATTGAAGTCAGACCCCATCTATATTTACGTTTTATTTTCCTTGTTTCTTAAACTCATCACAATTGACAGGCACTAAAAGGAACCCCAACGAGACTTGATTTCAGGGTAAGTAACATGCCGACGTTGATGACGCGTTTTATCAAAAACAGATCGGGTGCAGCGATGATCGAATGCACACTCATCGGTGCGCTTGCCGTTATCGCAGTTATCAGCGGCATGGCACTTTTTGCCGGAAAGCCCGCTTCCGCTTTTGATTATAAAGCCTCACAGATCCAGATGACTGAACGAAATTAAGTTGCATCGCTTTCATGGAGATTTGAATAGCCACCCTGTTCACGCCGGGTGGCTATTTG harbors:
- the mutM gene encoding bifunctional DNA-formamidopyrimidine glycosylase/DNA-(apurinic or apyrimidinic site) lyase, with the translated sequence MPELPEVETVRRGLQPFMEGSKIEKIEQNRPDLRFPFPDQFVERLSGRNIDALGRRAKYLTMHLDDGLSIISHLGMSGSFRIEADDAEGMPGGFHHERSKISKHDHVVFHLLRGNGSTARVIYNDPRRFGFMLFAEKGTLDEHPFLKGLGVEPTGNRLSGELLGTLFEGRKTPLKAALLDQRLIAGLGNIYVCEALWRSRLSPMRAAGSIAQDGKLLDRLAEDIRTVIAEAIAAGGSSLKDYIQADGALGYFQHSFSVYGREAQPCRTPGCTGVVERAVQAGRSTFFCAACQG
- the dnaA gene encoding chromosomal replication initiator protein DnaA is translated as MMTGKSTATMGDDAHANRIHGSSATGKENSLVVNAENTAGDDVFERLTAKLKARVGSEIYSSWFGRLKLDDLSKSVVRLSVPTAFLRSWINNHYSDLLTELWQEENPQILKVEVVVRGMSRVVRTATPADVAEVTESKSPALTLREKMAFPVGQPSVEKRGSAVVAESVAASGSVLGSPLDPRYTFDSFIDGASNRVALAAARTIAEAGTSAVRFNPLFIHASVGLGKTHLLQAIAAAALQRQEKARVVYLTAEYFMWRFATAIRDNNALSFKEQLRDIDLLVIDDMQFLQGKSIQHEFCHLLNTLLDSAKQVVVAADRAPSELESLDVRVRSRLQGGVALEVAAPDYEMRVEMMRRRLTAAQVEDPSLNISEEILSHVARTVTGSGRELEGAFNQLLFRQSFEPNLSIDRVDELLGHLTRVGEPKRIRIEEIQRIVARHYNVSKQDLLSSRRTRTIVKPRQVAMYLAKMLTPRSLPEIGRRFGGRDHTTVLHAVRKIEDLVGADAKLAQELELLKRLINDQAT
- a CDS encoding enoyl-CoA hydratase, translated to MAYETIVVETRGGVGLIRLNRPQALNALNSTVLKELTEALATFDTDARIGAIVLTGSEKAFAAGADIKEMQPINFVDAYLQDMFADWRKVDRTRKPIIAAVSGYALGGGCELAMMCDFIIAATNAKFGQPEITLGVMPGMGGSQRLTRFVGKSKAMDMCLTGRMMDAQEAERCGLVSRLVAPEELIEEALKAAERIASFSQPSVQMVKESINRSYETTLDEGLRFERRLFHSLFATEDQKEGMSAFIDKRTPSFKNR
- the dnaN gene encoding DNA polymerase III subunit beta → MRVTLERSNLLKSLNHVHRVVERRNTIPILSNVLLQAEGASLALKATDLDLEVNEATAAMVEQAGATTVPAHLLYDIVRKLPDGAEVMLSTNPDGGSMSVVSGKSSFRLQCLPQSDFPELTSGSFTHTFRIDAQALKRMIDRTQFAISTEETRYYLNGIYVHAIESDGALKLRAVATDGHRLARAELEAPSGTEGMPGIIIPRKTVAELQKLVDVPDMVVVVELSDAKIRFTVGSVVLTSKLIDGTFPDYQRVIPSGNDKKLTIGRQEFAASVDRVSTISSERGRAVKLSIADGQLTLTVNNPDSGSATDELAADYDADPIDIGFNSKYLLDITSQLSGSDAVFMLADAGSPTLVRDTGDEDVLYVLMPMRV
- the recF gene encoding DNA replication/repair protein RecF, which codes for MSISEPNISRPDRVSVRRLKLSDFRNYSELTLPLGPGHVVLTGENGSGKTNLIEALSFLSPGRGLRRASYDDVARTNGNDGFAIHAALDCMIYGDIEIGTGTAGGGEGGRKVRINGIAASGDELLDYVRILWVVPSMDGLFTGGASDRRRFLDRMVLAIDTGHGKRVLDYEKAMRSRNRLLSDGNSDNQWLDAIESQMAELGIAIAAARSEAMRLIAAMIERLPAEGPFPKADCFLEGALEQRIGLEAALDLEEDFRRIMRDGRARDRAAGRTLEGPHRTDLIVQHRPKSMPAALCSTGEQKALLIGLILAHARLTGELSGMAPILLLDEIAAHLDTGRRAALFGILDDLGGQAFMTGTDRSLFEALEGDAQFFNVASGELTRL
- the rpsT gene encoding 30S ribosomal protein S20 encodes the protein MANTPSAKKAVRKIAARTEINKSRRSRVRTFLRKVEDALLSGNKEAATVAFKAAEPELMRAASKGVVHKNTAARKVSRLAARVKALNA
- a CDS encoding Flp family type IVb pilin → MPTLMTRFIKNRSGAAMIECTLIGALAVIAVISGMALFAGKPASAFDYKASQIQMTERN